The nucleotide sequence ACATTGGTTATATTGCTTATCTGCGTTAACATGAGATAGTTGGACAGAATAAAACAAATTCGTCATTAACTTAGTGTCAGGCCTCGTCCCGGGAATCGTTGTGTGGTAAGTATACTGAAGTTGCTGTAATCAATCAATATTTGCAAATGAAACTGCTTCTGTCTGCTGAAGGCAGGTTTCACCATACAGACGACCAGAACTAGGTagattttaaattatttgtctTTACACCAAAAGGAGCCTTATTCCTTCATGTAGCTTATGGGTTTGGAAAATAGACAACAGGGTGTTTATTATAGATGCAGCATATCTTATGAAagtctttgttgttgttctagCTTTGAAATAGCctgatttttaaaacactgcaacatgAATGAGTTGTTTCAGGCTGATATGTGCCTCTATGGATTTGGGCTTTACAGCATCATGCTTGAGGAAAGAACATCAATGATGTTTTACTGATGTGGATATTCTTGGAAGTCATCAGTATCTCATTTCCATTCTTTCCTCTGTCACATGATCTCATTTCAGGATGTGTTTCTAATGATCAGACGTCACAAGACTACCATCTTCACAGATGCCAAAGAGTCCACCACAGTCTATGAACTGAAGCGCATTGTGGAAGGTATTTTAAAGAGGCCACCTGAAGATCAGAGGCTTTATAAGGTAAATTACCATCTTCCATGTCAGTATCTTCTCCGTTGGGAGAGTTGTTTGGAATATATTGCAATGACAAATACGTCTGTATAAGTAATAAAATTCTGTGTTACTCAAAACTTTGCACTATTCCTTTTGTGAGCtgtctataaaatgtgtttttgttataaTAACCAGTTAGTGGACTATGTACATATAGCTAACATCTTCttggtttgttgttgttcttacTCGCCTCAAACCCACCTGAGCAATATTACAATTCATTCATGCTGTAGCTCTACCTGATTGAGGAGAGTGTAGGGGTGGGCAATTATActgtgtgcagctgcagtgataTTTCTAATACCGTTTGAGTTAGTATCTCTTTAATATGTCTGGTTGAATTAGATGTGTGGAATATTACAAGTCATTGAGCAGAACTGCTGTATGGTAATATTGGATTCTAATATAATTTTCATGAATTTGCTCATAATTAGGAGCAAAGTACATAAGGTAATGACATACAGGATTAATAAAGGACTTATAGGTAACCCCTATTTTCCCCGTTACAATGAAGTACATTAATTTGTTAGGTTCCCCAGCTGAATAAAAAGGCTAATAATGCACACTGTgtaacatgaaaaataaaaatgtagtgaCTCAACAGCTGCCTCTACACtactttttatctttttaaaactCCCCCCAGGATGATGTAATGCTTAATGACGGTCAAACTCTTGGAaattgtggcttcacaaatcaAACAGCCCGACCTCAGGCCCCAGCCACGGTGGGATTAGCTTTCCGTCTGAGTGGTAAGTAGTTCGTAACCTTTATGCAACCCCATTTTAgactatattattttttttttaaagatggcGTGGCTAGTCGTGACTAGATTCATTCGCTTCGCTCAGTAGGTTGTTTTGAACTCAGCTAGCTCTGAGTTTCTGCTCTGATTTACTTTGCATTAGGTATCTTCTCTCTGGCTTTtcactgttctctctctctctctgtcagatgATTCATTTGAGCAGCTGAGGATCGAGTCTTTCTCCACTCCCCCAGAGCTCCCTGACGTCATGAAGCCCCAGGACTCGGGCAGCACAGCCAATGAGCAGGCTGTACAGTGAGGGAGGGGGCGGGGAAACGAGAGGGACGCACAGGGGGTCAGAGGGAGGATGCAcgggggtggggtgggtggaGGGCAGGGGTTTGAATTTTGGGAAGCGACGTCTCAGCGGGTGAGTCTTACTTCCCGATGACAGATCTTCAGCTGggcaaaaacaattacaaacacAGATTCCCCTTGTTGTAAATTTTAGGGCAGGTGCTTCAAAGTGGTTCATTTGTCCTGAAATTGGTGAACGCATGCTAGATAAATTGATAATTTCACACAAGAGCCTTCAGAGATACCTGATGGACTTGTCACAACACTGTCAGTCATCCATGGGATTGGTAAAGGCTGAACATAAAGAATTGTACCTCGTATTTAATTAATTCTAGTGTTTATTTGGAGTAAGGTAATTGCTGCCTtgcttgtatttttttattttgctggctTAAAGGTGGGAGTTGATAAGGTGTGACATTTTTAggcttttatgtttgtgtgtttctttattaaACTATTACTAGGATTTAACATGTCTTTGGCCTGGATGTGTGTTACGAAAGTAGCTAGAAGTTTGTGAATTTCTAAGTTAATATCTGTATTTCAAAAACTTTTGAACAATAAGAatctgggggggaaaaaaaatagattCACATGTTGGCAGACGATCAGGCATTAAGATGAACATTTCTTGGTACTTGGCTGTAGTTTTCATATTGTAGCTGCTCACAGAATGACTGAATGCACTCAGTCGTGGGTATCTACAACACATGTATCGCTGGCGTGGACCTggtgtttgaaaataaaatgactgacagccaTAGCAGCATTCAAAAATTGATTAGTAGagagaattttgtttttttttgttttttacattactaACAAAGGTGGGGACTAACTACCTTTCCTCTCCAATGTTTGATTGTAGCTCATGACATCTTGGATATGCTGATGAGTTGTAAACCTAAACAGTTTAAAGTTCAACAGGTACTTTTGAGCCGTACTTGTGTGGGCTGCACATTTGACTCCCCATCATCCCAGAATCACTGTCCATTTAGGATTAGTTCATGCTGCAACTTGTGTTGTTATACACCATTAATACCGTAAGACACAGTATTATCCTAAAATTAAAGGTGAATTAGAAATGGAACTCCTCTCCACATCAAAACGTCAAATTAAAGTTTAACACTGGGTCTCATGATCTAGAAAACtacaatttttaaaacaaatatccaACATTTGTTACAACAGGAAAGTATACTCCGACCTTGGGGTGCTGAATGAAATTGTTGACATTACCACATTTGCAATTTGAGGCTGTTAAACAGTGGGACATGATCAAAGTTGCACTTGTAACTGActtaacattaaaacaattgtTTTTCACCCTTGTGCACTGTGGTGTTTTGAACGCTTTTGTAGTCTATCGCTGTGTAAACATGAACACAATAGGGTATTTTATACACAGTTGGAGGAAGCCAATcaattactgttttgttttttttaaacagcagctgatatctcagtgtgttgtgttttcttaaaGCACAAATAGAGTAATTGCCACATACAGTAACTAAGCAATGACTGCCAGGTGAGTaagatctttaaaaaaaatatatacatgcaAACAATCCCTTGTGATTGTTTGCACTATCTCTAGGATTAACTTAAAGTTTGTGGTTGTTAGTGTTTATCAACTTATACTGAACTAGTAAAATAGTCAGCAACTTGTGCGAAGATGTGTAACTTTTAagattgagaaaataatcaaaatatttaACTAATCAGTTAAGAGTTTCAGCAATAAAACCCAAGCTAACGTTTTCAAATC is from Micropterus dolomieu isolate WLL.071019.BEF.003 ecotype Adirondacks linkage group LG02, ASM2129224v1, whole genome shotgun sequence and encodes:
- the elob gene encoding elongin-B isoform X1 produces the protein MDVFLMIRRHKTTIFTDAKESTTVYELKRIVEGILKRPPEDQRLYKDDVMLNDGQTLGNCGFTNQTARPQAPATVGLAFRLSDDSFEQLRIESFSTPPELPDVMKPQDSGSTANEQAVQ
- the elob gene encoding elongin-B isoform X3, coding for MIRRHKTTIFTDAKESTTVYELKRIVEGILKRPPEDQRLYKDDVMLNDGQTLGNCGFTNQTARPQAPATVGLAFRLSDDSFEQLRIESFSTPPELPDVMKPQDSGSTANEQAVQ